GTGTCTGTGATAAAGTTCCTTTGGAGTTTCCTGCTACTTTAAAATTAGaagactaatttttcttctaatatttttgaagacaaactttaaaacattattagtGTCTAGGTTGAATTGTGAATGCTGAGCTGTACTTAATTTCTTCCAAATTATAGAGAGAATGGAGTATTGTTAGCCTTATTTTCCAGAAACAGCTTCCAATCATTTGCCCACAAAGTCTCCAGATTTTCTCCTCCATATTCCTATATCTCATATCTTTCACAAGGGCTCTGCAAAAAGTCCCAGATGTGCAAGGTTTTTCTCCCTAGTGTTCTTCATAATTTTCCACTGAGAACTGTGGTGCAAAGTAGAACTTGCTGCCCTATTTTCCCTGAATCCCAAACCCACATAATGTTGAACCAGTCCCACATCCCAGATCACAATTTTCCATCATACCTTAGCATATAGAAGGTGATGAGAGTAGTGGTGATTTGAACTATATGGCAAAGACAAAACAAGCTATGCTAttctgtgattattattattattattattactattgttactactattattattattattgctattattattatcatcatcagagattgaacccagaggtgcttaaccactgaggtacatccccaggcctctttgtgttttatttagaggagGTTTTCATTAATCTGCTTAGGAACTTGCCAATTTGCTAAGGCTTGCCATGAAtatgtgatactcctgcctcagcctcccaaactgctgaaattacaggaatgtgccaaaATGTGAAGCCCATGTTACTTCCTGTGATTTATGTCTCTATGGAAGGACCAGTCTTTTGGAGGATAGTTTTATGTCTGTAGTGTATAAAACCTGATTGTTTTTGCTTGGAACACTGTGTTATTCAGGCACCCTTGTGGCACAAAGATTGATAGTTGGGGAGGTCCCTTGACCAGCCTCTAGAGGGCCAGGAGTTGTATTTtgtccctcagcctccagaatcttCTGTGCTCAGCAGTTGTGAGTGGGAGGAGTCAAGGCTGGCAGTAGATACGTTAGACAAtttctttttgcttgttttcatgAAGGGATCCTATTCTTCAGAGTGCTTTCTAATATAAATGAGATACTAACACAGACATGGCTatatattcatctttaaaataattacatattgcATGATATTTAGTTGAATAGGCATAGATATTTTATATGTGTGATTTACTTACACTTTAGTATGTGATCTAAAATTTGAGCACAGGCTGATTGTAGTGGAACAGGTCTATAAtctcaggggctcaggaggctgaggcaggaggatttcaagttcaaatcaGCCTCAttaaattagcaaggccctaagcaccatataaaaccctgtctctagatTAATAAAGGGGCAGGGGGGAATGGGTATGTATCATAGTGGTTAtatgactctgggttcaatccctgatacaaaaggtaaaaaagaaaacaaaaaagaaaaaaatttgaacacagatagaaaattccagaaatatgcAATCTCTCTGGGTTTGACAGCTATTTTCTGTAGACAGTAGTATTCACTAACTCTCCTCTACGTTCCAGAAAAAGGAGATTCATTTCTCTTGCTACTCATGTGGAATTTCACCTTCAGAATAATTATATATTCCAGTCCTTTTATAGCAACCATATACAGAGGTCCTAATTTCTATGTATTGTTGCAAATTCATGGCTTCTTCTCATCCCTGCTTTTCTGAAACATTTAGGTTTGCATGACTGCATTCTTTGAAgtaacactgaaaataatttcatctaaTGCTTTGATTTATAGTTGATTAAAACATGTTACCGAAGTTTTACAATGCTCTTTTACAAAGCTTGACTGGTTCAAGTTTTGAAACAAATTAAACACAATGAAAGTAGTCTCTATTTCACAAAAATGGCATAAGAGAACAGAActttagaagtatttttaaatttttattttataatgctgTACATAAAGGGTAGTAGACAAGTATATATATAGATCTATTTTAAAGCTTCATCTGTCTATATTTTACCTCAAGTGAAAAAGGTATATGAGGACAGATGTATGtcatatttatgtataaagaTGTCAGAGAATAACTGGGCTGTGTGCCTCTGATCATTGGTGatgcataaaacataaaatgaatgtGCTTCATATAAAACCTTTTGGGCATCTTTCCGTGGGTTGTCATGGGAACCAACCCAAATATGCTGAATGAGTTAAAGGATAAATATGTCATTTGGCATGGTCATCACATTGGAGAAAACATAAACTTTTTTGTAACGATGTTTAGAATTGTCTTTACACAAATACTGCCTGTTATCACTCATGTATAGATGCTAAAAATCATTGACCACATAGAAGTGCACCTtagcagaggctgggaagggacaGTGGAAGGAACAGTGAGGGGTGGGTTAAGGGGCACCTGTGCACAGCTGCAGGGCTGTGGTTAGCAGATCTCAGACTCTTTAGCTCAATATGATCACTAGAGTCCACACCAAATAACCTTATAAGTAGAGGAAAAGAGTTTGGAGACTCATCACACTTCAAAATGATGGAATTTGAGGACATGAAAATGTTAATTACCCTAATGTGATCATCAAACATTATAAACTTgtattgatttataatattttactcCAAGTCCTACTCTAAATATTGAGTCAATCAAAGGTTACAATAAAAAAGTTGTATTTCAATCTTATAACCAAACATCTACTTAAGCTCTGAGTTCATACTTGATACTCTATGTTGACAAATCTTTAACATGTGAGCTTTCCTTAGCAATTTTTTTGTACCATGGATGGAACCAAGGGGTGATATTACcattgatctatatccccagacctttttcatttattatatttaggCAGCTTCTGACTACATTACTTAGGGTCTCTGATACATTGCTGAAGGTGGCCTTAAATTTCCAATCCTTTCAAATCTCaccctccagagttgctgggatttcctTAGTATCTTACCTTTTATATCTATTTGCTCATTAACTATGTTATCTTACACATTTGCTTTTCAGATAACACTATGTTTCAGTAtgtgaaaacacaaattaaatctTAATTATTACACATTTGAGAGCAGGGATTAAAGTAAATACATATGTTGTCCAGGAAAATATTCCAGCAGTAAGTCACTACAACATTTTCTAGAATGAAGGTTTAGCTCTGTAGTAGAAATCTTAGGTAGCATGTATGGACCTCATCTTgattcccagcattgcaaaatgtttttctattatcAATTTGATATGTGGACCTCTTGAATATGGAAAAATGTCATTCCCttcttgaaggaaggaggaaaacctGCACTCCAAGAAGCCTGAATTTCAATGTTAGGTAAGATATTTAGTCTCTATACAATACCTTAAAATGGAGTAAACCTGGATCAATTTTAAGTATGATTATATTTTCCACAATGATTTCAcatatttaattagaaaaaatgcaaaatatgtcCCTGCTAGTATTAGATAACTGGACTTGACTCACATAGACCACATTCTGACCTGataagaaaaatacttaaaatctgtAGCTGTAAAAGGGGATTCAAATTTTCCCAAAATTCCATCAGTGTTCTCTGAACAGAGATTTCTAACAAATGCTAATATTCTGGTCATTTTTAACCACTCTCATTTGGTGATAGAAGTGATCAGATATTAAGAGTACAGAATGAAGTCTGCCAAATTACATGAATAAGAATCTGCACTATTTTAGTGAGTAGAACAATTCTGGAGAGATCATTCTCTGTTGGAAGGTGTCCCTGTTGGTATGTATGCTTCATTCTATATCCCTTCTCTGTACATAATGAGACTGTTTTcactttatagaaaaattgagcCTAGAGCTCAGGCTCATGGAATTCTCAAGGTCACAGTTGAATTAAATGAAGCATCATATAGGTACTTTTAAGCCATCTAAATTCAGAGTTTGTATTTCTTagcattttctttattaacatATTAACACAATTAATGTGTTTGTAAATCAACCAGAATAAAGTTAACACAAACACAATGTAAATATGGATTGTCTGATCCATTGAGACAGTTTGCTTTGGGGGTTTTCTTATCAAATGCAACCCCTATACTTTTAATTTACCAAAAATTACACTGTTCTAACTATATTCCTTTCATGTTATCAAGACAacgaacagaaagaaaatgagaaatcaccCTTTGAGAAAGACATCACCATGAACAACTCAAAGTCGTAACATGGAAATAATTTCTATAATATATGACAACTTTTAATGCACAGgaaaatgttttgtatttggagacacAGATAGTAAGTAATTATTGGCAAATGATGGGAAAAGAGAGAGTGAGGGATGACTTCCAGAGAGTGCCAGAGAATCATGAATACTGAGGGGGAAATGGGGCATTTGAGTAGCTCCCCAATTTTCCTTATGATCACAGTGTTGACTGAGAAGGATACAAATTGATATTTATGATAAtgaatttttcttgcttttcttctaaGACATGTATCCATGATTCCTTACCCcaaaagatgaggaaaaacaagaaactgAATTGTATTATACACATAAGAAACACCTTTTACTCTGAACTTGGAATTGGGATCTTGGCCAACAccatcctttttctgttccatctCATCAAGTTCCTCTTTGACAAAAGAATCAAGAACACTGACTTGATCATTGGTCTCTTGGCCCTAATCCACCTACTGATGCTGCTCGCCATGGGCTTCATAGCTACAGACATTCTTACATCTCAGCAGGGTCTTTGGGATGACATCTCATGTAAATCAGTTTTCTACTTGTACAGGTTGATGAGGGGACTCTCCATTTCAACCACCTGCCTGCTGAGCGTCCTCCAGGCCATCACTCTCAGTCCAAGAAACTCCTGTTTGGCAAAGTTCAAACCTAAATCCCCACATCATACCCTGAgatctcttcttttcctgtggGTCTTCTATGTGTCATTTAGTGCTCACTTCTCCATCTCCACAGTTGACAAGTCCAATGTGACCTCACAAGGACTTATATTTCTCAGTGATTCCTGCACTGTCTTACCCATGGGCTACTTCCTCAGCCATTTATTTTCCACACTGGGTATATTTCGGGATGTCTTTCTTATAGGACTTATGGCACTTTCGAGTGGGTATATGGTGATTCTCTTGTGCAGGCATAAAAGGCAGTGCCAGCACCTTCACAGCATCAGCCTGTCTCCAAAAGCCTCCCCAGAAGagagggccaccaggaccatcCTGCTGCTGATGAGTTTCTTCATGCTCATGTACTGTTTGGACTGCATCTTCTTCTACTTCAGAACAATGCAGAACAATGGTACTGTTTTTCATTCTATCTCAATAATGGTGGCCAATGGCTATGCCACAAtcagtcctttcattttcatttgtactGCAAAGCAATGTAGtaactttttgaaaaacttttggGGAAGGACAGTGAAAGTGTTATCATTGTATGATGCATAAATTCCCTTAAGGAGTTACAGTTCAGCTTTGTAACTTTTAATCATGGTGTTATGTATATGCTATTTTGTATATTGTATAATTGCTCCTGTGTGAATTGATAATATGgggttttaaaaatgattaatttgaaaTTTGTGAATGAGAAGTACAATCCTGGTAAATATCCATATGCCTCTGagatatttctgatttttgtgTGAAAGGGACCCCTGAGAGTTGAATCTCACATTCATTGTCAAATTAGTCTATATATTTGTAGACATATGGGAGATTGGAGCAGCTATTAATACATCAATATTCTCAGTATCCTCCATTAACCTAATAGATTGTAAACATCTATTATGAATTGCCATCTCATCTGTCAATTGTACTTTTATCAATGTAACAAAAACTGAATATAGAGACTCAACATATTTAAACAGCACTGTTTATCATGGTACcaattatttataatgtttatcaTGGTACCATTATTTATAATAGGCAATGATGGAAGCATTTTGATATCTGCAAGCATATAAATGTACAGACAACATGTGTTTGGGATACACCACGGAATACCACTCAACATTAAATAGAAAGGAGATTCTGATGCATATATAACCACAGATCAATCTGGAAGAAATTATGTCCAGGGAAGTGTCAATCACAGAATTCTCAACATTGTATAAATCTGCACATGGTAACTTGAACTTAAGGTAGCACAatttatacagagaaaatataaCTTGGTATTTGTCAGAAGTTGAGGAATCACTGTAGGGGAAAACTGTTGTTTGATGGATGCAGAGATAATTTAGGCAGAAGAAAACATGctggagatggggagattatACATGCATACAAATGGGAATGTGCTTAATGTGGTTGACCTGTACTCTTAAACAAGGATTAATGGTAAGTCTTATCTTGTGTacataatcataataaaatgtttcaatgaaCTTAGAGCCAGTTGTGGGAGAAAAATCTctctgaaaatacaaagaaaatttgaaaaattctgaaaatgtgaaaatataatttttccaatCATTGGAAAACATTTTAGCAAATTGTGCCAAGTAAACAAGATCCAGGGCCACATTCCTTTAATCCTAGCACCTGTAATCCTGTAGGatgatcacaagtccaaagccagcctcagcaacctagtgaggccctaaggaaattagcaagactttgtctctacataaagtataaaaagtgctggggatgtggctcagtggttaagcacccctgaattcaatgcctgcaaaccaaaaaaaaaaaataaaagtaatcctGCATGCTAACTAccttaatgaaatttttaaaattaggtcaAAACCTAATTAAATTAAAGCAGTACCTGGAAAATTAAGAGTCTTGATAACACTTCAAGCCTTGAAAATTACAGACTTATTGTAATGGTTAATATGAATTGTCAtcctgattggattaagacatGCCAATGAGTAATAGTACTCTCAGTTTgtccatgagggcatgtctaggaatgattgaaaTGAGGGACAGTGAACTCAAGTGGAacccctccctaagtgtgggcagcaccgcccaataggatggaataatagtgggaagaaaaaataagcagatgcagatgcaagctcattTATTCTTGATCAGGTTCTTGATCAATGTTtcaattgtctgaggatatcgaactctcacttcttcactcttccaaattggactctgccagtgattctccaggtagtttctagAAGCCTTGGTCATCggctagggtagcactgttgatctttcttgttttggggcttctgcatcttggactgcacTGCTGCtagttcttccagttctccaacTGCAGATGACCATtttggactatccagtttctgggcttctaaatcaatctaataaactcccttttataatcatacttcctattgattctgttcctctagagagcCTGACTTATACACTCACAAAAGtctttaaattagaaaaaggaacaaataaaaattaattccaacttctttcctttttaacctGGTGTACTAGGTTTATTTGAGactgtttacttgtttgtttagATATTCATgaaagtagagtgtattttgacatattatatatatatatatatatatatatatatacatgcatataacttattctaattataaccccattcttgtggttggacacaATGTGGTTTGACTGGTTGtgcatttatatatgaacacagaaaagatatgtctgattctttctactctctttcctatttccagtCCCCTTCCTTCATCCTTTTTTTAATCtgatgaacttctattcttccctgcccATCCCCTTAGTGTTTGTTAGCattcacatttcagagagaacatttggcctttggtttcttgggattgactcatttcacttagtatgatattcttcagttccattcatttactggtgaatgccataatttcattcttctttatggctgagtaacattacattgtgtatatataccacattttaaaaccattcatctgttgaatggcacctaggttgattccatagtttagctaatgTGAAATGAgttgatataaacattgatgtggctgcatcactgtagtatgccaattttaatcCTTTGCgtatatactgaagagtgggataactggatcacctggtgtttccattttgttttctgaggcatctccatattTCTTTCAGAGTAGCTGAAACAACATCAAGCTCCACTAACAATGTATTTGTgaacctttttctccacacctatcccaacatttatttttacttgtgttcttgataatggccattctgattggagtaagatgaaatttcaatTTAGATTTGGTTTGcctttctgtaattgctagagatgttgaacatcttttcacttatttgttgaccacttgtattttttcttctgtgaagtgcctgtatACTTCCTCtgtccatttactgattgggttatttgttctttagtGTTCGGTTTTTGAGATTGTTTTATATCCTTGAAATTAATGGTTTATCGCAGATGTAGGTTTCCAAAATGCTCTCCAGTTCTGTGActgtctcttcatgttattggctttttcctttcttgtgaagaaactttttagtttgataccatcccatctAATGATTCTTGATTTGCCTCTTGTACTGTAGGAGTCTTGTAGAGTAAGTCACATCTTAAGCTGTTATGATGGAGAGCTGGGCCTTCATTTTCTCCCAGCAGGCTcggagaaataatttaaattttgaaataggtaacagtgttcatatgtgaatatatcaaGAGAAAAATTTAGGAACATGTGACAAAACCAAACTCCTTATAAGCAACCACCTACTGATATCATAGTTCCTAGTATGGCTCTGATAATTTTCTATTTACAATGATTAGCTGAGTAAATAATATGAAGTCAAGTAAGTAGTAGGAATAGGTAGTTTGTGGAAAGATTCTCTCCTGTATACCTTCTAGATGTTGTAATAATCAGAATACACATAGCAACATGTCAATTACCTACTCTGTCTAAATATTTGACATGATAGAATACTACATATCATGagtagaacaaaatgagaaatggagggaaaaagaaggaaacacaaaTATCCAGCTgagataacagaatgaaaaatacaaagacacCCTTGACAAAATATGATGTCCAGGTTAGAAGGGAACCTGAAACAATGTGCATCATTGCTAATGATATCATGtcattagaaaaacaattttaaaccacaataagataccacTAAACAGACACTTGATTGTTGCCTTTCTGATGATTTGGTGGTCatgttaataaacatttaatgtaattaaggCACACAAAACAGAATAGCATCAAATGCTGGTAAGTATGCAGAGGACAGCAATCCTCATTGATTTATGGGATGCCAAATGACACAGGCTTTTGGGAATAcagcattttaatttcttaccCTCAAGAGTGAGTCACCTACAAGATTGAGATATCAAACCTATATGTTTTGCCCAAATTGTGTTTGAAAGTGTTTATATCATCTTCATGATCagtgtaaattaaaaaaatataagttggaagaaataaaactgtactTCAGTCAAGAAATGGACAAGCAAATACCATGCTTCCATACAAGAAATTTCCAGGGTAGTCTACTGATGTGCTcaacaaaagcaataaaacaaaaatgcaatttACTATATGAAAGAAGCTAAGATGTCAAGGTTagttgttacattttattttttggcatccTGAGAGGGAAACAATGTGGAGTAGAAAATAGGTAAGTGATAGAACAGTTTTGGTaagtaggaagaaaaggaagtcagACCACATGCCCCTACAGAAACACTGATTTAACAATTTATGAACCAAACACATATATGATAATACAGAATCCACTTAAGAAAATTCACTACTCCAGAAGAACAAACACCAAGAATAATATTACTGAATGGGGCCAAAAGGGcaattttactttattcagtTTAGCACCATTCCACAAGGCAAGATAGCATATCTCTGACAGACATCATGTCAGAACCCACTTTCTCCTGTCTGGAGAACAAGACAGGAAGTGTGAGGGGTAATTTCTGTCTCATCTCACACTGATCACAGAGGGTTCTTGGATGAACTGGACAACAGAGGACAGTTAAGAACAAAGGAAGGGGTCCAGTTAAGATGGTGAAATAAAGAATGTGATACTAACTTTACAGAATGAGGTTGGAAGGTTCTCTTTCCCTTCATGGAATAAtctgaggaggattggtgttagttatTTTTGAAGGCCTGGTAGGACTCGGTTGAGAATCTGCCTTCTCCTGGGATTTTGTTTCTTGGTAGTCTTTTCATGGCATCTTCTTATGAATTGCTTGAAACTGATGTgtctaaattttctatgtcctcttgattcaatttgggcCAGTCCAATGTCTTTAGAAATCtgtcagtgtcttcaagattttctattttattacagtaaaaaatatcaaaatagtttctgattatcatctgtatttctgtagtgtcacttgtgatacttcctttttcatcatcaGTTTTAGTAATTTTCCTAGTCCTCTTCATTAGCTTGAataagggttcatcaattttgtttttctttttttttttcaaagaaccaacttttacttcactgacttttttatttttattttttattttttgtttcaacttcattgatttgggctctgattttaatgatttcctgtcttttaatgattttgttgttgatttatTCTATTTCCAGGTCTTTGACATGTTATGTTAGGTAATGGATTTGGTGACTTCCTATTCTTTTACCTGACAAAATCAGtgctataaactttcttcttagaaccaccttcatagtgtctcagCAATTTTGAactgtcactattctcatttacccctaagtattttataatttcatttctgatttcttctgctatccattggtcactCAGTAGCATATTAGTTAGTCTCAAAGAGTTAGagtagtttctaattttattttatttctcatttctaattttattctattatcatCTGAAAGAAtgcaaggtactatctctatatttttttgtattttctaagaattgCTGTTCGACCTAAGATCTGTGTATTTTGGAAAGGGATCCATGtgttcctgagaagaaagtgtattctgtcattgatggatgaattaTTCTATATGTATCTTTCAAGTCTAAATTATAAATGGCTaccacatctatttcctgccactctgacatttgacacagttctgttggagtagaggatccggCACTTGACACGATCTGTTGGAATAGAACACTCAACatttgacatggttctgttgaacatcctccctcttgggggccataggtgtggcGTGTCTCCATGTGTaactgctttttaatattaataatcaatatatcactAGAAACTTATTAGAAAagcattgggaaggttttactgtgttgggacacaaaatactgcaaaataaaaatttagcattAATAccaagataaaatatatgaacataaactATTGTAGATGTGCTCAAGTTTAAAGGAGTCTGCGATTTCTTTAGTaaaataatagatggataaatagatattcctctgagcttggatgagGTGTTTAGCCTTTGCTAGTTTcctagtttcaatagttgatcctagagatactttacataataaaaacatttaggctactcataaatataatttgtgtttttcctattcttagtctaattctttgagaatcagaataagattgtattctgccattatatgaaattagaagagACTAAATGTTAATTATCAGTTGATTTCTTTGCCATTTAATAGTAGTAaaagtttctcactgttaaacactggattTATGGTgtgggtggtttctcagaaaatctagtaacttgtttgttctgaaggttaaaggctggcagatcatggtgtcctcagtttagctgggagacaagtttgtttcagcttaactgggagacaaggtttttttaatctagctgggaaaaaagattgttttggtctggactgtcatacagacagaatgtgtattttgagaagaagcatagattgtacttttgaaggtttttcttgttttaaactaaccaaaaaggATATAATCACTacttaagaaaaatatctataaaaagacaagcagaaaataaagattcagattcagcctcagaacacttggtgtctctgtgtgctgtttctctaCCACGCTGACACCTTCCATCCACCTAGGCCCCCGATCCTTGCTAGTGCTGGACCCCAACAAAtggtattttttagttctatagtttagtttttgtttgcagAATCTATTTTGTGCaaagagttgtgttaaaatcaacAGTATTATTTTCTTATGGTCTACTTGATCCATGAATttgagaaaggaattttttttttgatgctccattatttggggcataacaATTTGTGATTGTTACAACCCATGGACATATATAATTGCCTTAAGCAGTACAAAATCTCCtactttgtcccttctgattaactttagtTGGAAGTACACCTTATATTATATGAAGATACAAATCATTGTGAGTTTAGGAGATCTATGTGAATAACACATTATTTCCCAAACTTTTACCTTTACTCTCTTGatgtttttgtatattatttggtCTCTCGGATATAGCATATTTTTGGGTCAtggtttttaatccaatatgccagtctatgacTTCTGGTTGACGAGGTTAGGCCTTTTACATTCAATGTTGGAATTGAGAAATGACTTTTATTCCCTgtcaatttggtttatttctggtttttaatttgaattagtttctcccttgattgactgttttttctagtgtggtttctcctttacctgtttttattgtatttttttcatttcttcttcaaggaactttttgtagaatattttttcatgcaGTCTTTCTACCTGTCAAATCTTTCAACTtctgtttgtcatggaaggtttaTATTTCATCCTCAATTCTAAAAGTTACTTTTTCTGGGTATTATATTTTTGTCTGGCATCCATTTATTTCAGAACTTGGTAGATATTATTGCAAGATCTCCTatctttgagggtctggattgagaaatcagctgagatcctgATTCATgtccctctaaatgttacctgtatTTTGTCTCGGGCAACCTTTATAAGTccatccttattctgtatgttagacattttcataataatgtgcacttgtgtgggtctgttctacttttgtatatttggagtcctgtaagtatgctgtgtttgatttttcatttcattcgtAAGGTTTGAGAAAtgtcctgatattatttcattgaaaagactgtgcattcctttagtttgtatcttcaAGCCTTCATGTGTCTCAATAAATCttttatttggtcttttcatgatagcccatatttcttggaatttattttcatggctttataacatattttctccatggtcaatttttttt
This DNA window, taken from Sciurus carolinensis chromosome 19, mSciCar1.2, whole genome shotgun sequence, encodes the following:
- the LOC124971164 gene encoding vomeronasal type-1 receptor 90-like → MRKNKKLNCIIHIRNTFYSELGIGILANTILFLFHLIKFLFDKRIKNTDLIIGLLALIHLLMLLAMGFIATDILTSQQGLWDDISCKSVFYLYRLMRGLSISTTCLLSVLQAITLSPRNSCLAKFKPKSPHHTLRSLLFLWVFYVSFSAHFSISTVDKSNVTSQGLIFLSDSCTVLPMGYFLSHLFSTLGIFRDVFLIGLMALSSGYMVILLCRHKRQCQHLHSISLSPKASPEERATRTILLLMSFFMLMYCLDCIFFYFRTMQNNGTVFHSISIMVANGYATISPFIFICTAKQCSNFLKNFWGRTVKVLSLYDA